The following proteins come from a genomic window of Lolium rigidum isolate FL_2022 chromosome 5, APGP_CSIRO_Lrig_0.1, whole genome shotgun sequence:
- the LOC124652822 gene encoding purine permease 3-like produces the protein MEVETPAHTQQQQVTSAAGAGVASKPLHRNPRLVLSFLLMVLGWASGPLLLRDYFLQGGNRKWLSSLLQTAGCPILVAPLLASYFSRRRCSATTPVFLMSPLLLAGSVVVGLMTGLDNLLYAFGVAYLPVSTSSILMSTQLAFTAGFALLLVRQRFTAFSVNAVLLLSVGAAMLGMNGGGDRPAGVTRVQYYSGFGMTLGAAALYGLILPVIELSQARHVARAGCAVTYTLVMEMQLVIGLAASAFSVVGMIVNNDFHVIPREAQEFGLGKAGYYLLLVGSATVYQLFSLGIIGAILYGSALLGGVIMTVLIPVTEVLAVLFFHEPFSGIKGIAVALSVWGFVSYFYGEIGTHAQQPDKPSNTNQLDV, from the exons ATGGAGGTTGAAACCCCAGCTCACACACAGCAGCAGCAAGTCActagcgccgccggcgccggtgtcGCCTCTAAACCGCTCCACCGCAACCCCCGCCTGGTCCTCAGCTTCCTCCTCATGGTCCTCGGCTGGGCGTCCGGGCCACTGCTCCTCCGCGACTACTTCCTCCAGGGCGGGAACCGCAAGTGGCTCTCTAGCCTGCTCCAGACCGCCGGATGTCCGATCCTGGTCGCGCCGCTCTTGGCCTCGTACTTCTCCCGCCGGCGGTGCTCCGCAACCACGCCGGTCTTCCTTATGTCGCCCCTGCTCCTGGCCGGCAGCGTCGTGGTCGGCCTCATGACCGGCCTCGACAACCTCCTGTACGCCTTCGGCGTGGCCTACCTGCCCGTGTCCACCTCCTCCATCCTCATGTCCACGCAGCTCGCCTTCACGGCCGGCTTCGCCCTGCTGCTCGTGCGCCAGCGGTTCACGGCCTTCTCCGTGAACGCCGTACTTCTGCTTAGCGTCGGCGCTGCCATGCTGGGGATGAACGGCGGAGGGGACCGCCCCGCGGGGGTGACGCGGGTGCAGTACTACTCCGGGTTCGGCATGACGCTCGGCGCTGCCGCGCTGTACGGGCTCATACTGCCGGTCATAGAGCTCAGCCAGGCGCGGCACGTGGCGCGCGCGGGCTGCGCCGTCACGTACACGCTCGTCATGGAGATGCAGCTCGTCATCGGGCTCGCGGCCTCGGCCTTCAGCGTCGTTGGCATGATCGTCAACAACGACTTCCAC GTAATCCCACGCGAAGCCCAGGAGTTTGGGCTCGGCAAGGCAGGCTACTACCTGCTGTTGGTCGGTTCCGCCACAGTGTACCAGTTGTTCTCCCTTGGTATTATAGGCGCAATCTTATATGGCTCGGCGCTGCTCGGTGGAGTCATCATGACCGTCCTCATCCCGGTCACCGAGGTGCTCGCCGTCCTATTCTTCCACGAGCCTTTCAGTGGCATCAAAGGCATTGCCGTTGCCCTCTCAGTCTGGGGCTTTGTCTCCTACTTCTACGGCGAGATCGGGACCCATGCGCAGCAGCCCGACAAGCCCTCAAATACAAATCAATTAGATGTTTAA